One window from the genome of Chitinispirillales bacterium ANBcel5 encodes:
- a CDS encoding right-handed parallel beta-helix repeat-containing protein, with amino-acid sequence MNHKSHFQYALLMCICFLFFAHADIVIVPSEGITSITEAMSVAKRGDTVLVKDGIYREEVQVNPGVILRAENQFKAVINGRGRGNVVTLSTGSVIIGFEIKNGTIGVFSSSSQAAILRNLIVNNQQSGILSVGHLPKIEDNVIAYNSGSGIQGWDVRTTSAVISHNTIAFNKNHGISLGGNSDISVEYNIIALNDQFGIRASDETVRIDLIGNNFFNNTKFTGTLPGDNVSHDPMFVDAQRMNFNLMSESKSIGLGKNHQNLGARLVN; translated from the coding sequence ATGAACCACAAATCTCACTTTCAATACGCATTGTTGATGTGCATCTGCTTTCTGTTTTTTGCACATGCGGACATTGTTATCGTACCGTCTGAAGGTATTACAAGTATTACTGAAGCCATGAGTGTTGCGAAACGAGGTGATACGGTATTAGTGAAGGATGGTATATACCGAGAAGAGGTCCAGGTAAATCCCGGAGTTATTCTTAGAGCAGAAAATCAATTCAAAGCTGTTATAAACGGACGTGGACGAGGAAACGTTGTGACCTTAAGCACTGGTTCCGTTATTATTGGTTTTGAAATTAAAAACGGAACGATCGGTGTTTTTTCAAGTTCATCGCAAGCGGCGATACTAAGAAATCTTATCGTGAATAACCAGCAATCCGGTATTCTCTCAGTGGGTCATCTACCTAAAATAGAAGATAATGTTATTGCCTATAACAGTGGCTCCGGTATCCAGGGATGGGACGTAAGAACAACCAGTGCAGTAATTAGTCATAACACTATTGCATTTAACAAGAATCATGGTATTTCACTGGGTGGAAATTCAGATATTTCTGTAGAGTACAACATTATCGCGCTTAACGACCAATTTGGCATCAGGGCATCTGATGAAACGGTGCGAATAGATCTGATCGGTAACAACTTTTTTAATAACACAAAATTCACCGGTACACTTCCCGGTGATAACGTTTCCCATGATCCGATGTTTGTCGATGCTCAGCGTATGAATTTTAACCTGATGAGTGAATCAAAAAGTATTGGTCTGGGAAAAAACCACCAAAATCTTGGTGCTAGATTGGTAAACTGA
- a CDS encoding manganese efflux pump MntP family protein produces MNFLTILLLAVGLAMDAFAVSIASGISIKSMHIYQPFVIASFFGIFQALMPVLGWCLGIRIADTVAGFDHWIIFAVLSFIGLKMIYEATFLKESEKVSASLGIYTLFILAVATSIDAFAVGITLSLLHSNIWFVVVTIGLVTFILSLGGVYLGKSFGHLFENKIEIAGGILLIALGTKILVENLYGWQIF; encoded by the coding sequence ATGAATTTTCTCACAATTTTACTGCTGGCTGTTGGTCTGGCAATGGATGCCTTTGCCGTTTCTATTGCAAGCGGCATTTCAATTAAATCCATGCATATCTATCAGCCGTTTGTGATTGCATCATTTTTTGGCATCTTCCAGGCACTGATGCCTGTTTTAGGATGGTGCCTGGGAATTAGAATCGCTGATACCGTGGCTGGTTTTGACCATTGGATCATTTTTGCGGTTCTTTCATTTATAGGGCTAAAGATGATCTATGAGGCCACCTTTCTTAAAGAAAGTGAAAAGGTTTCGGCCTCATTAGGGATATACACCCTTTTTATCCTGGCCGTTGCAACAAGCATCGATGCCTTTGCTGTAGGCATCACCCTCTCTCTTCTTCACTCTAATATTTGGTTTGTCGTTGTAACCATTGGGCTGGTGACTTTTATACTATCGCTGGGTGGTGTCTACTTGGGAAAATCGTTTGGCCACCTCTTTGAAAACAAAATTGAGATCGCAGGGGGTATACTTCTTATAGCGTTGGGGACAAAAATTCTCGTGGAAAACTTATATGGATGGCAGATCTTTTAA
- the fmt gene encoding methionyl-tRNA formyltransferase codes for MNIVFMGSADFGIPALEKLAHKHTIKGVVTTPAKPRGRGLKLAESPVFEYAKTHRLGPILKPPRLKDPQFAEQLKNLNAEVFVVIAYRILPREIFSIPEFGTINVHASLLPKYRGAAPIHRAIEAGEKETGVTVFRIDEGIDTGEILLQKKTAVGSKETTPELYTRLSTLGADAIEEVVEKFHTGTIQSIRQSDELESKAPKLSRSEALIDWGLTSGQIFNKIRAFKPFPGSYTIYNKKRLSVEWAEAHRECECSGQVGEICAVERDYFMVKCGSGCLKILEVKPEGRKKMDAGAFVRGTKLKKGTVLG; via the coding sequence ATGAACATAGTTTTTATGGGTAGTGCAGATTTTGGAATACCTGCTTTAGAGAAACTGGCACACAAGCACACGATAAAGGGTGTGGTTACTACTCCTGCCAAACCCAGAGGCAGGGGACTTAAACTTGCAGAATCACCGGTGTTTGAGTACGCCAAAACTCATCGTCTGGGTCCGATTTTAAAACCCCCCAGGCTTAAAGACCCACAATTTGCAGAACAACTGAAAAATCTAAACGCAGAAGTATTTGTGGTTATCGCCTACAGAATACTGCCCAGGGAGATATTCTCGATCCCTGAGTTTGGAACGATCAATGTGCATGCTTCACTGCTTCCCAAATACAGGGGTGCAGCCCCTATTCACCGAGCTATTGAAGCTGGAGAGAAGGAAACCGGAGTAACAGTTTTTAGAATAGATGAAGGCATCGATACCGGAGAGATCCTGCTGCAGAAAAAAACTGCTGTGGGCTCAAAGGAAACCACCCCTGAGCTTTATACAAGATTAAGTACTCTGGGAGCGGATGCTATAGAGGAGGTAGTGGAAAAATTCCATACCGGCACTATACAGAGTATAAGGCAAAGTGATGAGTTGGAGTCAAAAGCTCCTAAACTTTCAAGAAGTGAAGCATTAATAGACTGGGGGCTTACTTCAGGGCAGATCTTTAACAAAATACGAGCATTTAAGCCTTTTCCCGGAAGCTATACAATATATAATAAAAAGAGACTCTCTGTTGAATGGGCAGAAGCTCACCGGGAGTGTGAATGTAGTGGCCAGGTGGGTGAAATTTGCGCAGTAGAACGGGATTACTTCATGGTTAAGTGTGGTAGCGGGTGCTTAAAAATTCTTGAAGTGAAACCAGAGGGAAGAAAAAAGATGGACGCGGGGGCATTTGTGCGTGGAACAAAGTTAAAAAAAGGAACTGTTTTAGGATGA
- a CDS encoding PorV/PorQ family protein: MKKIKITISALLLCTALVYSQHSRAGTVAFPFLNLGYDARAVAMGGAATAVPNDIYGVLSNPGAIGFVQTSQIMAGFRPVVMGVWGGPLAYLGTSDRYGNFAANLIVLSSGEIEEFNERGEATGGHARSDYASVAASWGMKVLDDLSAGATFKWIYNRLGTETDRYFADGLALDGGIQYRTNNNRLILGLAVQNVGFMRSGYDSNSYPLPTGISAGISYVPQNTTNLRLALDVDKRRGDYLNFRPGLELMILSDVFLRAGYNLSSKDLGNAIDVLRGERDDTYQKSNMSTLSIGGGVITGIQRTELKLDMAIQFYSDVSRPALLFSVISAF, encoded by the coding sequence ATGAAAAAAATTAAAATTACGATATCCGCTCTTCTTCTATGCACTGCTTTAGTTTACTCCCAGCACTCTCGTGCAGGTACCGTCGCTTTCCCTTTTCTTAATTTGGGTTACGATGCAAGGGCTGTGGCCATGGGTGGTGCCGCAACTGCGGTTCCAAACGATATATATGGAGTGCTTTCAAATCCTGGTGCTATTGGGTTTGTTCAAACATCTCAGATTATGGCTGGTTTTCGTCCGGTAGTTATGGGGGTATGGGGTGGTCCTTTAGCCTATCTTGGTACATCTGATCGGTATGGCAATTTTGCTGCAAACCTGATTGTGTTATCCAGTGGAGAGATTGAGGAGTTTAATGAGCGGGGTGAAGCAACAGGAGGCCATGCCAGAAGTGATTACGCATCAGTAGCTGCAAGCTGGGGTATGAAAGTGCTCGATGATCTCTCTGCAGGTGCCACTTTTAAGTGGATCTATAACAGGCTTGGAACCGAAACCGATCGGTATTTTGCAGACGGTTTGGCACTTGATGGTGGTATTCAGTACCGAACAAATAACAACCGGCTTATCCTGGGACTTGCAGTTCAAAACGTAGGGTTCATGCGCTCGGGCTACGACTCCAATTCTTACCCGCTGCCCACGGGGATTAGTGCTGGAATCTCCTATGTGCCGCAGAATACAACCAATTTACGACTCGCTTTGGATGTGGATAAAAGGAGAGGGGATTATCTTAATTTCAGACCCGGTTTGGAGTTGATGATTCTATCCGATGTGTTTCTCAGGGCCGGCTACAATTTAAGTTCTAAAGACCTTGGCAACGCTATCGATGTATTGCGTGGTGAAAGAGATGATACTTACCAAAAAAGTAACATGTCTACTCTTTCCATCGGTGGGGGAGTCATTACTGGTATTCAGAGAACTGAACTTAAATTGGATATGGCCATTCAGTTTTATTCAGATGTATCCAGGCCAGCGCTGCTCTTTTCTGTTATCTCGGCATTTTAG
- the acpS gene encoding holo-ACP synthase yields the protein MIKGLGVDIVEIARISRLIDKYGELFIEKIFTQKEVQWCETKAVPATHYAGRWATKEAFYKALPDSIQPFSTWKSIQIVPDHRAKRPVIEIIDMELSRKLKEFSVETFHLSISHERSTCIATVILS from the coding sequence ATGATTAAAGGTTTGGGAGTTGATATAGTTGAAATAGCGAGAATATCCAGACTTATTGATAAGTATGGGGAGCTTTTTATAGAGAAGATTTTTACCCAAAAAGAGGTTCAGTGGTGTGAAACAAAGGCCGTTCCTGCTACTCATTATGCGGGAAGGTGGGCGACTAAGGAGGCCTTTTATAAGGCGTTACCAGACTCAATTCAGCCCTTTTCTACCTGGAAAAGTATTCAGATTGTACCTGATCACAGGGCCAAACGTCCTGTTATTGAGATCATCGACATGGAGTTGAGCAGAAAGCTTAAAGAATTTTCTGTAGAAACGTTTCACCTTTCAATCAGTCATGAGCGTTCCACCTGTATCGCAACAGTTATACTGAGTTGA
- a CDS encoding radical SAM protein, producing the protein MKPILLHYYITNRCNARCTFCDIWQQLPKTDAKSSEVFLNLEHARKAGCKFVDFTGGEPLLHPLLPDFLSYAKKLGYITSVTTNCTIFEKKVDNLRGKIDLLHFSLDADSAEQHNKIRGCDSFDSVLSSIDVALDKGLIPDILFTYTQENLEFFEGVYRLAREKKVMIILDPVFAIESADQLDSKIHQKAVQFSKRRGVYLNKAHIVLRQRGGNRIEAPRCRAVSSTVVLLPDNTMALPCYHHREELVPVDGDLFNRLSGQRRRRAKENEGTYSFCEGCHINCYMDPSYQYRFDRYFRVSITSKLKYAWDKYFHFKRPLP; encoded by the coding sequence GTGAAACCTATCCTTCTTCACTACTATATAACAAACCGATGTAATGCACGATGTACTTTCTGCGATATCTGGCAACAGTTACCTAAGACTGATGCCAAAAGCTCTGAAGTCTTTTTAAATCTTGAACACGCACGCAAAGCCGGGTGTAAATTTGTAGATTTCACTGGTGGAGAGCCACTACTTCACCCCCTTTTACCCGACTTTTTATCCTATGCAAAAAAGCTTGGCTATATAACTTCAGTCACCACCAATTGTACCATTTTTGAGAAAAAAGTCGATAACCTTAGAGGGAAAATCGATCTTCTGCATTTCAGTCTTGATGCTGATAGTGCCGAACAACATAATAAAATCAGAGGATGTGATTCTTTTGACAGTGTCCTTTCCAGTATCGATGTCGCTCTGGATAAGGGGTTGATCCCTGATATACTTTTCACCTATACTCAGGAAAACCTCGAGTTTTTTGAAGGGGTATACCGCTTAGCCAGAGAGAAGAAGGTGATGATTATCCTTGATCCGGTATTTGCAATCGAAAGTGCCGATCAATTAGATTCAAAAATACATCAAAAGGCAGTACAGTTTTCAAAACGAAGAGGTGTATATTTAAACAAAGCACATATAGTGTTGCGCCAAAGGGGAGGCAATCGGATAGAAGCTCCACGCTGTCGTGCGGTATCATCGACTGTAGTACTATTACCCGATAATACCATGGCACTTCCCTGTTATCATCATCGAGAAGAGCTGGTGCCCGTAGACGGCGACCTTTTTAATCGATTAAGTGGGCAAAGGCGCAGACGTGCAAAGGAAAATGAGGGAACATATAGCTTTTGTGAGGGGTGCCATATAAACTGTTATATGGATCCTTCATACCAGTATCGGTTCGATCGCTATTTTAGGGTATCGATTACAAGCAAGTTAAAATATGCATGGGATAAATATTTTCATTTTAAGAGGCCATTGCCATAA
- a CDS encoding Crp/Fnr family transcriptional regulator — translation MTAEEIESLASGVPLFSNLDTNEIRTVCSAMIVRKFEAQNSILFQEDDENLSFFIIASGSVHVIVNSSEGKQAILATLNKGDFFGEMAILDGEPRSASVVAAQDCVVMLLYRSVFLQLLEACPKISISMLKELSRRLRKSNRQINTLSLMSVYGRVAEAIIELGKEKGVRVGTTTVISNRPTHQQMADMVGASRETVSRILSQLQKKRYITIDRRKLVILHEEKLYY, via the coding sequence ATGACTGCCGAAGAAATAGAATCACTGGCCTCTGGTGTACCGTTGTTTTCCAATCTGGATACCAACGAGATTAGAACTGTTTGTTCCGCAATGATAGTCAGAAAATTTGAGGCACAGAACTCTATTCTTTTTCAGGAGGATGATGAGAATCTTTCATTTTTTATCATTGCTTCGGGATCGGTTCATGTAATAGTGAATTCCTCTGAGGGGAAACAGGCGATTCTTGCAACCTTAAACAAGGGTGATTTTTTCGGTGAGATGGCAATTTTGGATGGCGAGCCAAGAAGTGCCTCGGTTGTGGCTGCACAGGATTGTGTAGTAATGCTTCTATATAGAAGTGTTTTCCTTCAACTTCTTGAGGCCTGTCCCAAAATTTCTATCTCTATGCTTAAGGAGTTATCTCGTCGTTTGCGCAAATCCAACCGCCAGATAAACACTTTATCGCTAATGAGTGTGTATGGGCGAGTTGCAGAAGCGATAATCGAATTGGGAAAGGAGAAGGGGGTACGGGTTGGCACTACGACCGTGATTTCAAATCGCCCCACTCACCAGCAGATGGCTGATATGGTAGGCGCGAGCAGAGAGACTGTTTCCAGGATACTTTCACAGTTGCAAAAAAAACGATATATCACTATAGACAGAAGGAAGTTGGTGATTCTTCATGAAGAAAAACTATACTATTAG
- a CDS encoding glycosyltransferase, translating to MPDLTILITLLTILLLLYTLFIALFTILNWIYHCRAHNPNKSTASLSPVSVIIPFRDEAAKLPSLVSSLSKQKYNDKIEYIFIDDNSTDEGSSILKKLCARYNLSARIIPLTIDPTLKLTSKQQALDLGVLESQTDLIVFTDADMVFDPLWVSSLVSSMAHECDFVFGHTSIIEKKKSTLLTRLESFQLETLFCFAHAFSAAHITGSCMGNNIIFKKENYLRIGGQKSIGYSIIEDRQLLYHFRKNGYKTRAQVPFSPKAFTYPSPSLRSFSNQARRWARGGLGGGGSLLFFALLFFAQNVTFLAIIPDTLPLSVKVVAMLNFLLTWLFVASGFKAFKAKEMVALFPLYYIFLIVETIIFGLLLVSGSKIEWKSRRVS from the coding sequence ATGCCCGATTTAACAATTCTAATCACCCTTTTAACGATACTACTGCTTCTATACACCCTTTTTATAGCTTTATTCACTATTCTTAACTGGATTTATCACTGCCGCGCGCACAATCCAAACAAATCCACCGCTTCCCTCTCACCGGTTTCTGTCATCATACCTTTTAGAGATGAAGCAGCTAAACTGCCTTCACTGGTTAGCTCTTTAAGCAAACAAAAATATAATGATAAAATAGAATACATCTTCATCGATGACAACTCAACAGATGAAGGTAGCTCAATTTTAAAAAAACTCTGTGCCCGATATAACCTTTCTGCCAGAATTATCCCTTTAACGATCGATCCAACCCTTAAGCTGACCAGTAAACAACAAGCTCTTGATCTCGGTGTATTGGAGTCTCAAACAGACCTAATCGTTTTTACTGACGCAGATATGGTGTTTGATCCACTCTGGGTCTCATCGCTTGTATCTTCCATGGCCCATGAGTGTGATTTTGTATTTGGACATACATCAATAATCGAGAAGAAAAAAAGTACACTATTGACCCGGCTCGAATCCTTTCAGCTTGAAACCCTTTTTTGCTTTGCTCATGCCTTTTCAGCCGCACATATCACCGGCTCATGCATGGGCAACAACATCATCTTCAAAAAAGAAAACTATCTAAGGATTGGAGGGCAAAAATCAATTGGTTACAGCATAATCGAAGACCGGCAACTTCTGTATCACTTCAGAAAAAACGGATACAAAACCAGGGCTCAGGTCCCCTTTAGCCCCAAAGCATTTACATACCCATCCCCATCATTGCGATCCTTCTCAAATCAAGCCAGACGCTGGGCTCGGGGAGGCCTTGGAGGCGGGGGGAGCCTGTTGTTTTTCGCCCTCCTGTTTTTTGCCCAAAATGTTACTTTTCTGGCGATTATTCCAGACACTTTGCCCCTCTCAGTTAAAGTTGTGGCAATGTTAAACTTTCTTTTAACGTGGCTTTTCGTTGCATCAGGTTTTAAAGCTTTTAAAGCTAAAGAAATGGTTGCTTTATTCCCTCTTTATTATATTTTCCTGATAGTAGAAACTATTATCTTTGGCCTACTGCTCGTAAGCGGCTCAAAGATTGAATGGAAAAGCCGAAGAGTGAGCTGA
- the rsmB gene encoding 16S rRNA (cytosine(967)-C(5))-methyltransferase RsmB yields the protein MNTRQLAIQVLSDFDRQNKNLQAILDRAIKSSRMDHRDRRFVFELVYGVVRQRKLLDYIIDKYVSADQGRHSDALRRILQTGVYQIIFMDKVPDHAAVNESVNQAKAAKDTRAASGLVNAVLRNVIKDKHKISLPDPQKDLIERLSVEFSHPRWIVERWLERYGLARTKKLLTFNNQKPSTYLRRKLRDISRQQFEADVRDICDQATGYLNLYYRLKKSLDPENIRLIKHGLCNVQAPSSGWIVALMDIKRGEHILDMCSAPGGKTILMAELLQEAGTVVAAELKLPRLRKVLQTASRMHPGNIYPLVSDGVNPPFTGHFDKVLLDAPCSGTGVLQRHPDGRWARTPEDIEHIVTLQRELLGSAAGLVGEQGVVVYATCSLEPEENEQQVEWFLSNYPEFKLDEVPDSIPDFYVDSEGLVRINPFEHGMDGIFGARFVKE from the coding sequence ATGAATACAAGACAACTTGCAATACAGGTATTATCCGACTTCGATCGTCAAAATAAAAATTTACAGGCTATTTTGGATAGAGCAATAAAGAGCAGCAGAATGGATCACCGAGACCGCAGGTTTGTGTTTGAGCTTGTATATGGTGTGGTGCGACAGAGAAAACTGCTTGATTATATTATTGATAAGTATGTATCGGCAGATCAGGGCAGGCACTCAGATGCGCTGCGTCGTATACTGCAAACCGGAGTATACCAGATAATTTTCATGGATAAAGTACCCGATCATGCCGCTGTAAATGAGTCTGTCAATCAGGCTAAGGCTGCTAAAGACACCCGGGCTGCTTCGGGGCTGGTAAATGCGGTACTGAGAAATGTTATAAAAGATAAACACAAAATTTCTCTTCCCGATCCACAAAAAGATCTTATAGAACGGTTGTCTGTTGAATTCTCCCACCCCCGATGGATTGTGGAGAGGTGGTTGGAGCGGTACGGGCTGGCCCGGACTAAAAAACTTTTAACATTTAATAATCAGAAGCCTTCAACCTACTTGCGCCGAAAATTACGCGATATTTCCCGTCAACAGTTTGAGGCTGATGTACGGGATATTTGCGATCAGGCCACCGGATATCTCAACCTTTATTACAGACTGAAAAAGTCTCTCGATCCTGAAAATATCCGCCTCATTAAACACGGCTTATGCAATGTGCAGGCACCCTCATCAGGGTGGATTGTTGCCCTTATGGATATAAAGCGTGGTGAACATATACTCGATATGTGTTCTGCACCGGGTGGAAAAACCATACTTATGGCCGAATTGCTACAGGAAGCGGGCACGGTCGTAGCAGCTGAGCTTAAACTACCCAGGCTAAGAAAGGTACTGCAGACCGCATCCCGTATGCATCCCGGTAATATCTATCCTCTGGTGAGTGATGGTGTTAATCCACCATTTACAGGGCACTTCGACAAGGTGCTTCTTGATGCTCCCTGTAGCGGCACCGGTGTGCTACAGCGCCACCCCGATGGACGCTGGGCTCGAACACCAGAGGATATCGAGCACATAGTAACGCTGCAAAGAGAGCTTCTTGGCAGTGCCGCGGGATTAGTGGGTGAACAGGGAGTTGTGGTTTATGCTACCTGCTCTCTGGAACCCGAGGAAAACGAACAACAGGTTGAATGGTTTCTTTCCAATTATCCTGAATTTAAACTCGATGAAGTGCCCGATTCTATCCCCGATTTTTATGTGGACAGTGAAGGGTTGGTAAGGATTAATCCTTTTGAACATGGAATGGATGGTATTTTCGGGGCAAGGTTTGTAAAGGAATAA
- a CDS encoding tetratricopeptide repeat protein gives MVKKNVTKRAVSLLIWLVCPLIVLSLTGCAATKKPQFPVILPNAQMDSDSVVALRRAQDYFIRARSEERQGRELMARRFYEMAFELDPTSETLRDILLRSYLQTSDLEPALELLTTNRELHELTEAELRQLASVYFGLKKLDKAAQALEIIEQKSEEVVYTLSLIYESMGEVEKSLELLSEFYFNNTASFQVGLRLIRYKMQLEQFEIADSVAGLLFQHHQENAVLLALRGQIKSRMGQFDSAIEYYESALELDPELEEALQGSAQAYVQNEDYEVAIKAYERLIESSPSGYLYSTPLAILYFYEQEFDQAKSLLLKLLDYSPNNPDLKHYLGKIYLAKGMRDTAYSLQHEVLKVDSTHAGAIEQLSLHYLRRRKYEKATEMVEKYVKHYPSRIMARRLQGYIFIHQEEFAKAAEVIQIALEKDSTDFYLWFELGSALERSKRYDEASDAFRTALTIKPANPLASNYLGYMWAEQGINLDSARILIEDALKADPRNGAYLDSYAWVFYQLGDYQKALFYQNKALKRLNNDAILFSHLGDMLYELGNYNDALEAYKKSLDLGSDESDRIRNRIIELRYFQE, from the coding sequence GTGGTAAAAAAAAATGTTACAAAGAGAGCTGTTTCTTTGCTGATCTGGTTAGTGTGCCCTCTGATTGTACTATCATTAACCGGTTGTGCAGCAACAAAAAAACCTCAGTTCCCGGTAATACTTCCCAATGCCCAGATGGATTCCGACTCTGTAGTAGCGCTCAGGCGGGCGCAGGATTATTTCATTCGTGCCAGAAGTGAAGAGCGACAGGGGCGGGAACTAATGGCCAGACGATTCTATGAGATGGCTTTTGAGTTGGATCCTACCTCAGAAACACTTAGAGATATACTCCTTAGAAGCTATCTTCAAACCTCAGATCTGGAACCCGCATTAGAACTTTTAACCACCAACAGAGAGCTTCATGAACTTACTGAGGCTGAACTAAGGCAGCTTGCTTCAGTCTATTTTGGGTTAAAAAAGTTGGATAAAGCAGCGCAAGCATTGGAAATAATTGAGCAAAAGAGTGAAGAAGTAGTCTACACGTTGAGTCTGATCTACGAATCGATGGGAGAAGTGGAAAAGTCCCTTGAGCTGTTGTCGGAGTTTTACTTTAACAATACAGCCTCTTTTCAGGTCGGGTTGCGCCTTATTCGTTACAAAATGCAGTTGGAACAGTTTGAAATTGCAGACTCTGTTGCCGGGCTGCTTTTCCAACACCACCAGGAAAATGCTGTACTTTTGGCGTTGCGCGGGCAAATCAAATCCAGAATGGGACAATTTGACTCTGCCATAGAGTATTACGAATCGGCACTGGAGCTTGATCCTGAATTGGAAGAGGCGTTGCAGGGAAGCGCTCAGGCCTATGTTCAAAACGAGGACTATGAAGTTGCCATTAAAGCCTATGAACGACTTATTGAATCGAGTCCCAGCGGCTATTTATACTCTACCCCCCTTGCGATACTCTATTTCTATGAGCAGGAATTTGATCAGGCTAAGTCATTACTTCTAAAATTGCTCGATTACTCTCCCAATAATCCCGATTTAAAGCATTATTTGGGGAAAATCTATTTAGCAAAAGGGATGAGAGATACTGCCTATTCGCTGCAACATGAGGTACTTAAGGTCGACTCAACCCACGCCGGAGCAATAGAGCAGCTTTCGTTGCACTATCTTAGAAGAAGAAAGTATGAGAAGGCCACCGAAATGGTGGAAAAATATGTTAAGCACTACCCTTCAAGGATTATGGCAAGAAGGCTTCAGGGATACATATTTATTCACCAGGAAGAGTTTGCTAAGGCTGCGGAAGTCATACAAATTGCACTCGAAAAGGACAGCACCGATTTTTATCTCTGGTTTGAACTGGGGAGTGCATTAGAAAGAAGTAAGCGTTATGATGAAGCATCAGATGCGTTCAGAACCGCACTTACGATTAAACCAGCAAACCCTTTGGCGTCCAATTATCTTGGCTACATGTGGGCAGAACAGGGAATAAATCTCGATTCCGCCAGGATTTTGATTGAGGACGCGCTTAAAGCTGATCCTCGAAATGGTGCGTACCTTGATTCCTATGCCTGGGTATTTTACCAACTTGGTGACTATCAAAAAGCCCTCTTCTATCAGAACAAAGCTCTGAAACGACTCAATAATGATGCTATTCTTTTCAGCCATTTGGGGGATATGCTTTATGAGTTGGGGAACTATAACGATGCGCTTGAAGCCTATAAAAAGAGTCTTGATCTTGGTTCGGATGAAAGTGACCGAATCCGAAACAGAATTATTGAATTAAGATACTTTCAGGAGTAG
- a CDS encoding PASTA domain-containing protein, protein MKKNYTISIPAGKFWKLYVPLTIVLGCIGLFLGLFIVDRLVMPNIVGVNRGIVQVPDITGLQFDEARDRLLSVGLRIERRGREFNDEVESGAIITQLPETGKEVKQGRRIAVTVSRGKEIATIPEMIDYTENQARLRLRREGFTVGSVRRIYSESRDADKVIDTDPPGGTKISRAMEVTILVSRGARPTHTEVPNLIGENLESARERIEENGLTVGQVNHENNPSLSPGTVISQSVSPGTQVPFESSINLVVSVIR, encoded by the coding sequence ATGAAGAAAAACTATACTATTAGTATACCGGCAGGTAAGTTTTGGAAATTGTATGTACCTCTTACAATCGTTTTGGGTTGTATAGGGTTGTTTTTAGGACTATTTATAGTAGATCGCCTGGTGATGCCAAATATTGTTGGCGTAAACAGAGGTATTGTGCAGGTGCCGGATATAACCGGGTTACAGTTTGATGAGGCCAGAGACAGGTTGTTGAGTGTTGGGCTTCGCATTGAGCGGCGCGGCAGGGAGTTTAATGATGAGGTGGAGAGTGGGGCGATTATTACTCAGTTGCCCGAAACTGGTAAAGAAGTGAAACAGGGCAGGAGAATTGCTGTAACTGTAAGTCGTGGTAAAGAGATTGCCACAATACCAGAAATGATAGATTATACCGAAAATCAGGCTCGTTTAAGGTTACGCAGAGAGGGTTTTACTGTGGGGTCGGTACGAAGGATCTATTCTGAATCAAGAGATGCAGATAAAGTAATCGATACCGACCCACCGGGTGGAACAAAGATCTCCCGCGCTATGGAGGTTACTATCCTGGTCTCCAGGGGTGCACGGCCCACCCACACCGAAGTGCCAAATCTAATCGGTGAGAACCTTGAAAGTGCACGTGAGAGAATCGAGGAAAATGGTCTTACAGTGGGGCAGGTAAACCATGAAAATAATCCCTCTCTTAGTCCTGGCACGGTTATTTCTCAATCAGTATCACCTGGAACACAAGTGCCTTTTGAGAGTTCAATCAATCTGGTAGTTTCTGTAATTCGTTAG